A genomic window from Serratia liquefaciens includes:
- a CDS encoding LysR family transcriptional regulator, whose amino-acid sequence MNILQMDMNLLKVLYLLTSTGSSQKTADKLGISTSAVSHALARLREVLDEPLFRREGHRQVPTLFALSLKETLTPLFSSLDSELFGHVPDAPRHFTLVVPPALHPILLPLLAQKSTLANADIRCQNFERRSWRTELLEGVVDMVIAVGDHQQRTSALRYELIGSTRLVAVFGSPLRKALGHKSGLTFSELADYPHYYCHPWPQAENELDRQLARQGLQRRIQLSCADYAQLPPVLRAAPMMAVVPQPWFNAQQDKQGLYALPILDDLAIGYLFSHYRQGEIEWKKRLISTLHAELKPYYH is encoded by the coding sequence ATGAACATCCTGCAAATGGACATGAACCTGCTGAAAGTGCTCTACCTGTTGACCAGCACCGGATCCAGTCAGAAAACGGCGGATAAGCTTGGCATTAGCACTTCTGCCGTCAGCCACGCCCTGGCCCGCCTGCGTGAGGTGCTGGATGAACCTCTGTTCCGGCGGGAAGGGCATCGTCAGGTGCCGACGCTGTTTGCCCTGTCGCTTAAAGAAACGCTGACGCCCTTGTTCTCTTCGCTGGACAGTGAATTGTTCGGCCATGTGCCGGACGCGCCACGGCATTTCACCCTGGTCGTGCCGCCGGCACTGCATCCGATCTTATTGCCGCTGCTGGCGCAGAAAAGCACGCTCGCCAACGCCGATATCCGTTGCCAAAACTTTGAACGACGTTCATGGCGCACTGAGCTGCTGGAGGGAGTGGTAGATATGGTGATTGCCGTTGGCGATCACCAACAGCGCACCAGCGCACTGCGTTATGAGCTTATTGGCAGCACTCGCCTGGTGGCGGTATTCGGTTCGCCGTTACGCAAGGCATTGGGGCACAAAAGCGGGCTGACATTTAGTGAGCTGGCAGACTACCCGCACTATTACTGCCATCCCTGGCCACAGGCAGAGAACGAACTGGACCGTCAGTTGGCACGCCAGGGTTTGCAACGCAGGATCCAGCTCAGCTGTGCCGATTACGCGCAGTTACCACCGGTACTGCGCGCAGCCCCCATGATGGCAGTAGTTCCGCAACCCTGGTTCAATGCTCAGCAGGACAAGCAAGGCCTGTACGCCCTGCCGATCCTGGACGATCTGGCGATTGGTTATCTGTTTTCGCACTACCGTCAGGGGGAAATCGAATGGAAAAAACGGCTGATCTCCACTCTCCATGCGGAACTCAAACCCTATTATCACTAG
- a CDS encoding MFS transporter encodes MTSTLCNEQQKPGVPAQIATRLAFFVAGFGMAAWAPLVPFAKARIGIDDGSLGLLLLCIGAGSMLAMPLTGFLTGRLGCRPVILLAGLALCIDLPLLVLMNTTLGMALALLLFGAAIGMIDVAMNIQAVVVERASGKAMMSGFHGFFSVGGIAGAGGVSIMLWLGLSPLLATCVTVLTIAALLTVASRNLLRESGGEEGGPMFVVPRGWVMFIGILCFIMFLAEGSMLDWSALFLTTLRGVDHSQAGLGYALFSITMTLGRLNGDRIVNALGRYKVLLLGSLCAAMGLSMAIVFDNAMLSLIGFMLVGLGASNVVPILFSAAGNQHDMPANLAIASVTTVGYAGILAGPALIGFIAQFSSLTVAFACVAVLLLAVTASARAITR; translated from the coding sequence ATGACATCCACCTTATGCAATGAACAGCAAAAACCCGGGGTACCGGCTCAGATCGCGACGCGGCTGGCTTTTTTTGTCGCCGGTTTCGGCATGGCAGCCTGGGCGCCCCTGGTCCCCTTTGCCAAAGCGCGCATCGGCATTGATGATGGCTCTCTGGGTCTGTTGCTGCTGTGCATTGGTGCGGGTTCGATGCTGGCGATGCCGCTCACCGGTTTTCTGACCGGCAGATTGGGCTGTCGGCCGGTGATCTTGCTTGCTGGTCTGGCGCTGTGCATCGATTTACCGCTGCTGGTGCTGATGAATACCACCCTGGGCATGGCGCTGGCACTGCTGCTGTTTGGCGCGGCAATTGGCATGATCGATGTGGCGATGAATATACAGGCCGTGGTGGTCGAGCGTGCCAGCGGCAAGGCAATGATGTCGGGCTTTCATGGTTTCTTCAGCGTTGGCGGCATTGCCGGCGCCGGGGGCGTTAGCATCATGCTGTGGCTGGGACTCTCCCCGCTATTAGCGACCTGTGTCACCGTATTGACTATCGCGGCGTTGCTAACCGTTGCCAGCCGCAATTTGCTGCGCGAAAGCGGCGGTGAAGAAGGTGGACCGATGTTCGTCGTGCCACGCGGCTGGGTAATGTTTATCGGCATTCTGTGCTTTATCATGTTCCTGGCGGAAGGATCGATGCTCGACTGGAGCGCCCTGTTCCTCACCACCCTGCGCGGGGTTGATCACAGCCAGGCCGGATTAGGCTATGCGTTGTTCTCCATCACCATGACCCTCGGCAGGTTGAACGGTGACCGCATCGTCAACGCCTTGGGCAGATATAAAGTATTGTTGCTTGGCAGCCTGTGTGCCGCCATGGGTCTGAGCATGGCGATTGTGTTCGATAACGCCATGCTCTCGCTGATCGGGTTTATGCTGGTAGGGTTGGGCGCCTCCAACGTGGTGCCGATTCTGTTCAGCGCCGCAGGCAATCAACATGATATGCCGGCCAATCTGGCTATCGCCTCAGTGACTACCGTAGGCTATGCCGGCATTCTCGCCGGGCCGGCGCTAATCGGCTTTATCGCCCAGTTCTCCAGCCTGACGGTAGCCTTTGCCTGCGTTGCCGTCTTACTCCTGGCTGTTACCGCCAGCGCCCGGGCGATAACCCGTTGA
- a CDS encoding TetR/AcrR family transcriptional regulator codes for MSAPAQVLPPRQRILLTAHDLFYRDGVRATGIDRIISESGVAKVTFYRHFPSKNELIEAFLAYRHEQWLSWFSQSLAQHVVQFGDVLPALVPCLEEWFSDPHYRGCAFINTALELADLLPESLNIARRHKQQMAEEIARYLPLGPEREQRAEMLAMLIDGAIVKVQIEQQPQRALLLLSETLKALAKVWHHQ; via the coding sequence ATGTCCGCTCCCGCTCAGGTTCTCCCCCCGCGCCAGCGTATCCTGCTGACAGCCCATGATTTGTTTTACCGCGATGGGGTACGTGCGACCGGTATCGATCGCATCATTAGCGAATCTGGCGTAGCGAAAGTGACCTTTTACCGCCATTTCCCCAGCAAAAATGAATTGATTGAGGCATTTCTCGCTTACCGCCATGAGCAATGGCTAAGCTGGTTCAGCCAGTCACTGGCACAGCATGTCGTACAGTTCGGGGATGTCTTGCCGGCGTTAGTGCCTTGTCTTGAGGAATGGTTCAGCGATCCGCACTACCGCGGCTGCGCTTTTATCAATACGGCGCTGGAACTGGCGGATTTGCTGCCGGAGAGCCTGAACATCGCCCGCCGACACAAGCAGCAGATGGCCGAGGAGATTGCTCGCTACCTGCCCCTTGGCCCAGAGCGGGAACAACGGGCAGAAATGCTGGCGATGCTGATTGACGGGGCGATCGTCAAAGTGCAAATAGAGCAGCAACCGCAGCGGGCGTTACTGTTGTTGAGCGAAACGCTGAAGGCTTTAGCCAAAGTTTGGCATCATCAATAA
- the ompC gene encoding porin OmpC translates to MKLRVLSLIVPALLVAGTAGAAEIYNKDGNKLDLYGKINGLHYFSDNNGSDGDMSYMRFGLRGETQISDQLTGYGQWEYQANLNHAESQDNKNFTRYGFAGLKFGDYGSFDYGRNTGVLYDVAAYTDLQPEFDGSTYGADQFMFQRSSGLATYRNTDFFGLVDGLNFALQYQGKNGNGEESNNGREVLNQNGDGYGMSVNYDIGYGISAAGAFFSSKRTSEQNGGGAYSGIMGRGDRAEGYSGGLKYDANDAYLAVMFTQSYNAARFGSTSSDAYGYANKAQSIEAYAHYQFDFGLRPFVGYNQTKGKNLGLAANGKDYGDEDLVKFVDLGATYFFNKNMSTYVDYKINLLDDNDFTKAAGVNTDNVVAVGLVYQF, encoded by the coding sequence ATGAAACTTCGAGTTCTTTCTCTGATCGTCCCCGCACTGCTGGTTGCAGGCACCGCAGGCGCGGCGGAAATCTACAACAAAGACGGCAATAAACTGGATCTGTACGGCAAGATCAATGGTCTTCACTATTTCTCTGACAACAATGGCTCCGATGGCGACATGTCTTATATGCGTTTCGGCCTGCGTGGCGAAACACAAATCAGCGACCAGTTGACCGGTTATGGCCAGTGGGAATATCAGGCAAACCTCAACCACGCTGAAAGCCAAGACAACAAGAACTTTACCCGTTACGGCTTTGCCGGCCTGAAATTTGGCGATTACGGTTCATTTGACTACGGCCGTAACACCGGCGTGCTGTATGACGTTGCCGCTTATACCGACTTGCAGCCAGAGTTCGATGGCTCCACTTACGGTGCCGACCAATTCATGTTCCAACGCTCCAGCGGTTTGGCAACTTACCGTAACACCGACTTCTTCGGTCTGGTTGACGGCCTGAACTTTGCTCTGCAGTACCAGGGTAAAAACGGCAACGGCGAAGAGTCTAACAACGGCCGTGAAGTTCTCAATCAGAACGGCGACGGCTACGGTATGTCGGTGAACTACGACATCGGCTATGGCATCAGCGCTGCAGGTGCCTTCTTTAGCTCTAAACGTACCAGCGAGCAAAACGGCGGTGGCGCATACAGCGGCATCATGGGTCGTGGCGATCGTGCAGAAGGTTATTCTGGTGGTCTGAAATATGACGCCAACGACGCTTACCTGGCCGTGATGTTCACCCAGTCTTACAACGCCGCACGCTTTGGTTCTACCAGCAGCGATGCTTATGGTTATGCCAACAAGGCGCAAAGCATCGAAGCTTACGCACACTATCAGTTCGACTTCGGTCTGCGTCCATTCGTCGGTTATAACCAAACCAAAGGTAAAAACCTGGGTCTGGCCGCTAACGGCAAGGACTATGGCGACGAAGATCTGGTTAAATTTGTGGATCTGGGTGCGACCTACTTCTTCAACAAAAACATGTCCACCTACGTTGACTACAAAATCAACCTGTTGGACGACAACGACTTCACCAAGGCTGCCGGTGTCAACACCGACAACGTGGTTGCCGTGGGCCTGGTTTACCAGTTCTAA
- a CDS encoding nuclear transport factor 2 family protein, protein MSIKPPLPPFTRESAIEKVRLAEDAWNSRDPERVSQVYSLDTHWRNRAEFVDGREAVCAFLQRKWAKELEYRLIKELWAFDEARIAVRFAYEWRDDSGNWYRSFGNENWEFNADGQMINRHACINDMPIREQDRQFHWPLGRRPDDIASLSEFGF, encoded by the coding sequence ATGAGCATTAAACCCCCCTTGCCGCCCTTTACCCGTGAATCGGCGATTGAAAAAGTGCGTTTGGCTGAGGATGCTTGGAACAGCCGCGATCCAGAGCGGGTATCGCAGGTCTATTCGCTCGATACCCATTGGCGTAATCGGGCAGAGTTTGTCGATGGCCGCGAGGCCGTCTGTGCATTCCTGCAACGCAAGTGGGCCAAGGAGCTGGAATATCGGCTGATCAAGGAATTATGGGCATTTGACGAAGCGCGCATCGCAGTGCGTTTTGCTTACGAATGGCGTGATGACTCCGGGAATTGGTACCGCAGTTTTGGCAACGAGAACTGGGAGTTCAATGCGGATGGCCAGATGATCAACAGACACGCCTGCATCAACGATATGCCGATCCGCGAGCAGGATCGGCAATTCCACTGGCCGCTCGGTCGCCGCCCGGATGATATTGCGTCCCTGAGCGAGTTTGGCTTCTGA
- a CDS encoding PepSY-associated TM helix domain-containing protein: MSERNIALPAAAQNINQQVTTRSWFIPLAMRIHFYIGLFVGPFLLIAALSGIFYALTPQIESRLYAPQLYNDSTGPVLPLKQQIMAAQAIAPSKASLSAVRPSPAEGENTRVLFNVAGLQASERLAVFVDPVTAQTHGVMTVYGTSGVLPLRTWLDQFHRSLLLGDVGRNYSELAASWLWIAALGGLILWGARRRKKLTRQRGGLRRLHEKSGVLLLVGLLFFSATGLTWSQWAGENISVLRNQFGWATPSLSTAINGQDAAPAGDHAEHRGHMIVRAKPPQDGVMYDRVLAGARQAGIDAARVEIKQPAMAGQAWTVMEIDRRWPTQVDAVAIDPVTLAITDRVSFEQYPLAAKLTRWGIDLHMGVLFGLVNELVLVVFAAGLVAMVVMGYLMWWRGRPTRMVRKPARSPFMLLRKTPKGPLLLIVCLTLLLGFCLPVMGVSLLLFLLCDLLWCLASRRRQPHLSTK, translated from the coding sequence ATGTCTGAACGTAATATTGCGTTGCCTGCGGCTGCACAAAATATTAACCAGCAGGTGACCACTCGCAGTTGGTTTATTCCGTTGGCTATGCGGATTCATTTTTATATTGGGCTGTTTGTTGGGCCGTTTTTACTTATTGCGGCATTGAGTGGCATATTCTATGCCTTGACGCCGCAAATTGAATCACGGCTTTATGCCCCGCAGTTGTATAACGACAGCACCGGGCCGGTATTGCCGTTAAAACAGCAGATTATGGCCGCTCAGGCGATAGCGCCATCAAAGGCTTCACTCTCTGCGGTGCGCCCCTCTCCGGCAGAGGGTGAGAATACCCGGGTACTGTTTAACGTTGCAGGGCTTCAGGCTTCGGAACGTTTGGCGGTGTTTGTCGATCCGGTTACGGCACAGACGCACGGTGTCATGACGGTTTATGGTACCAGCGGCGTATTGCCGTTGCGCACCTGGTTGGACCAATTTCACCGCAGCCTGTTGCTGGGGGATGTGGGGCGCAATTACAGCGAACTGGCGGCCTCCTGGCTATGGATTGCCGCGCTGGGTGGCCTGATCCTATGGGGCGCGCGCAGGCGTAAGAAGCTAACGCGTCAGCGTGGTGGTTTACGCAGGTTACATGAAAAAAGTGGCGTATTGCTTCTGGTCGGCCTGCTGTTCTTTTCTGCCACCGGGCTGACCTGGTCACAGTGGGCCGGGGAGAACATCAGCGTACTGCGCAACCAGTTCGGCTGGGCGACGCCTTCACTGTCGACGGCGATCAACGGGCAGGACGCTGCGCCTGCCGGCGATCATGCCGAACACCGTGGTCATATGATAGTCAGGGCGAAACCGCCTCAGGATGGCGTCATGTATGACAGGGTTCTGGCCGGTGCGCGGCAGGCCGGTATCGACGCCGCCAGGGTTGAAATCAAGCAGCCGGCGATGGCGGGGCAGGCCTGGACGGTGATGGAGATCGATCGCCGTTGGCCTACACAGGTTGATGCAGTGGCTATCGATCCCGTAACCCTGGCCATTACCGACCGCGTCAGTTTTGAACAATACCCGCTTGCGGCAAAATTAACGCGCTGGGGAATCGATCTGCATATGGGCGTCCTGTTTGGCCTGGTCAATGAGCTGGTGCTGGTGGTCTTTGCCGCCGGGCTGGTGGCGATGGTGGTGATGGGGTACCTGATGTGGTGGCGAGGTCGGCCAACGCGAATGGTACGTAAACCTGCCCGTTCCCCTTTTATGTTGCTGCGCAAAACGCCGAAAGGGCCGCTGTTGCTGATTGTCTGCCTGACGCTGCTACTGGGCTTTTGTTTACCGGTAATGGGCGTCAGTTTACTGCTGTTTCTGCTGTGTGATTTGTTGTGGTGTCTGGCTTCGCGGCGGCGTCAACCGCACCTATCGACAAAGTGA
- a CDS encoding DUF2946 domain-containing protein produces the protein MKLSIQHMRTLAWLGLFAMLMIFIAPLISAHLAENSMDNSEMAGMSMSEEHAGHSAMMSQSLVDSPPAGHNMADMGTGDCFDFCGYCSLFHHSPPLVILPSTLPARNIQRAPSLIPTLFHIIIPSVFPPYQTRAPPFTSINTVKYF, from the coding sequence GTGAAATTGTCAATTCAACATATGCGCACGCTGGCCTGGCTGGGCCTGTTCGCTATGTTGATGATATTCATCGCGCCATTAATCTCCGCCCATCTTGCAGAAAATAGCATGGATAACAGCGAGATGGCTGGAATGTCCATGAGTGAGGAGCATGCCGGGCACAGCGCGATGATGAGCCAGAGCCTCGTCGATAGCCCGCCGGCAGGGCACAACATGGCGGACATGGGCACCGGCGACTGTTTTGACTTCTGTGGCTACTGCAGCCTGTTTCATCACAGCCCGCCACTGGTTATTTTGCCGTCAACACTCCCGGCACGCAATATTCAACGCGCGCCATCCCTTATTCCAACCCTTTTTCATATTATTATTCCTTCTGTCTTCCCGCCTTATCAAACCCGGGCACCACCTTTCACTTCCATTAATACTGTTAAATATTTCTAA
- the osmE gene encoding osmotically-inducible lipoprotein OsmE: MTNKLILAVCTAATFSILAGCTAYDRAASYVQEPVVSDVKVGMTKQQVRAIAGPPSTTATLVHAQGTCDTYAVAPRDGKVQTYFVSYSDTGHVMNKGYQTCSDYDSQPK; encoded by the coding sequence ATGACGAACAAGCTGATTTTAGCCGTTTGCACAGCAGCGACATTTTCTATTCTTGCCGGCTGTACGGCTTATGACAGGGCCGCCAGTTACGTTCAGGAGCCTGTGGTCAGTGATGTCAAAGTGGGAATGACCAAACAGCAGGTTCGCGCCATTGCCGGCCCACCGTCAACCACGGCGACTTTGGTTCACGCTCAGGGGACTTGCGACACCTACGCGGTAGCACCGCGTGACGGGAAGGTGCAAACCTATTTTGTCAGCTACAGCGATACCGGACATGTGATGAACAAAGGCTATCAGACCTGTTCTGATTACGACTCACAGCCTAAATAA
- a CDS encoding VOC family protein: MELSINRVVETVLYVKDIERAAAFYQQVLKLPVMVANERFRAYNVGEQSVLLLFIEGDSLKGAHYPEGYIPPHDGNGPLHIGLAVAKEQLLHWEQHLTTEGIEIEGRMSWDHGGESIYFRDPDGHLLELVTPGIWANY; the protein is encoded by the coding sequence ATGGAACTCAGCATAAATCGGGTGGTTGAAACCGTACTCTACGTCAAGGATATCGAACGCGCCGCAGCTTTCTATCAGCAGGTTTTAAAACTGCCGGTGATGGTGGCGAACGAGCGTTTCCGCGCTTACAACGTCGGTGAGCAAAGCGTGTTGCTGTTGTTTATCGAAGGGGATTCGCTGAAAGGCGCGCATTACCCAGAGGGGTATATTCCCCCGCATGACGGTAATGGACCGCTGCATATCGGGCTGGCGGTGGCGAAAGAGCAGCTGCTGCATTGGGAGCAACATCTTACGACCGAGGGGATCGAGATAGAAGGGCGCATGAGCTGGGATCACGGCGGGGAGAGCATCTACTTCCGCGACCCCGACGGTCATCTGCTGGAGCTGGTGACGCCGGGGATTTGGGCCAATTATTGA
- a CDS encoding DUF4186 domain-containing protein: MLFQPEALWRRLQSSPFRAKFRLNPKDQLYFETKGLPLILSHARDFIEQRLATPFPNNDGKQTPMRGHPVFVAQHATATCCRGCLAKWHNIPQGQALSEQQKQYIVQVISLWLERRAAPKANDGAIPFDPDRGL; this comes from the coding sequence ATTCTATTTCAACCCGAAGCGCTATGGCGTCGGCTACAAAGCTCCCCTTTCCGCGCCAAATTTCGTCTGAATCCCAAAGACCAACTTTATTTTGAAACCAAAGGCTTGCCGCTGATCCTCAGCCATGCACGGGATTTTATCGAGCAACGGTTGGCGACGCCTTTTCCGAACAATGACGGCAAGCAGACCCCCATGCGCGGCCATCCGGTGTTTGTCGCTCAGCACGCCACCGCCACCTGTTGCCGTGGTTGCCTGGCCAAGTGGCATAATATTCCGCAAGGGCAAGCGCTGAGCGAACAGCAAAAGCAGTATATTGTGCAAGTCATTAGCCTGTGGCTGGAACGTCGTGCAGCACCGAAGGCCAATGATGGCGCAATTCCTTTCGACCCGGATCGCGGATTGTGA
- the blaSPR gene encoding SPR family subclass B3 metallo-beta-lactamase: MKKNMGYLMAMTFSLCFNAQARLDPAQPLSSVPPYSLFEQWAQPVAPFQMFPQVYYVGTRNLSSVLFSTPEGLILIDAALDASAPAIKSHIEALGFDIKDLRFILNSHARLDQAGGIARLKGWSGAKVVASAANAQQLARGGKQDFALGDALSFPAVKADIIVGQGDSITLGGVKLTALMTPGHLPGATSWSTTLRQGGKTYRLVYADSLATPDYYLVGNKNYPNLVPDIRSSFRLLAQQHADIFIANKGTRFNLENKMARLQAGDRDAFVDRLGLQQYVQQSQRDFETQLKQQQSKN, encoded by the coding sequence ATGAAAAAAAACATGGGTTATCTGATGGCTATGACATTCTCACTGTGCTTTAACGCTCAGGCACGGCTCGATCCTGCGCAACCGTTGTCCAGCGTTCCGCCCTATTCACTTTTTGAGCAATGGGCGCAGCCGGTAGCGCCATTCCAGATGTTCCCTCAAGTGTATTATGTCGGCACGCGCAACCTTTCTTCCGTGCTGTTCAGCACGCCGGAAGGGTTGATTCTTATTGATGCGGCGTTGGATGCCAGTGCGCCGGCGATAAAATCCCATATTGAGGCCTTGGGTTTTGACATCAAGGATTTGCGCTTCATTCTTAACAGCCATGCTCGCCTCGATCAGGCCGGAGGCATTGCTCGGCTGAAAGGTTGGAGCGGAGCAAAAGTTGTTGCCAGCGCCGCCAATGCCCAACAGTTGGCGCGGGGAGGAAAACAGGACTTTGCCTTGGGAGATGCGCTGAGTTTCCCAGCGGTGAAGGCCGACATTATCGTCGGGCAGGGTGATAGCATCACGCTGGGAGGCGTGAAGTTAACGGCATTAATGACGCCAGGGCATTTGCCCGGTGCCACCTCATGGTCGACTACGCTGCGGCAGGGCGGGAAAACCTATCGACTGGTCTATGCCGACAGCTTGGCAACCCCGGACTATTATCTGGTCGGCAACAAAAACTACCCGAATCTGGTGCCGGACATCCGCAGCAGCTTTAGGCTTTTGGCCCAGCAGCACGCGGATATTTTTATCGCTAATAAGGGAACGCGCTTCAATTTGGAAAATAAAATGGCGCGACTGCAGGCTGGTGACCGGGATGCTTTTGTCGATCGGCTGGGGCTACAGCAATATGTGCAGCAGTCCCAACGGGATTTTGAGACGCAGCTAAAACAACAGCAAAGTAAAAATTAA